The Euphorbia lathyris chromosome 3, ddEupLath1.1, whole genome shotgun sequence genome contains a region encoding:
- the LOC136222927 gene encoding beta-galactosidase 1: MLMAMKKLAMCCSSNLLVVVVLLGIWVCSVTASVSYDSKAITINGQRRILISGSIHYPRSSPEMWPDLIQKAKEGGLDVIQTYVFWNGHEPSPRKYYFEGNYDLVKFIKLIQQAGLFVHLRIGPYVCAEWNFGGFPVWLKYIPGISFRTDNGPFKAEMQRFTTKIVNMMKAERLFETQGGPIIMSQIENEYGPLEYELGKSGQAYSNWAAKMAVGLDTGVPWVMCKQDDAPDPMINTCNGFYCDYFTPNKPYKPKMWTEAWTGWFTEFGGAVPYRPAEDLAFSVARFIQKGGSFVNYYMYHGGTNFGRTAGGPFIATSYDYDAPLDEYGLLRQPKWGHLKDLHRAIKLCEPALVSADPAVVPLGNYQEAHVFKSKSGACAAFLANYNQRSFSKVAFGNMHYNLPPWSISILPDCKNTVYNTARLGAQSARMKMSPVPKHGGFSWEAYSEEASSESDNTFTVVGLLEQINTTRDSTDYLWYSTDVNIDSNEDFLKTGKYPVLTVLSAGHALHVFVNGELSGTAYGSLESPKLTFSQGVKMRAGINKIYLLSIAVGLPNVGPRFETWNAGVLGPVTLNGLNGGRWDLSWQKWSYKIGLKGEALSLHSLTGSSSVEWAQGAFVSEKQPLMWYKTTFNAPAGNSPLALDMGSMGKGQVWINGQSVGRFWPSYKASGSCGFCNYAGTYNEKKCLTNCGEASQRWYHVPHSWLNPTGNLLVVFEEWGGDPNGISLVRREVDSVCADIYEWQPTLMNYMMQSSGKVTKPLRPKVHLQCGADQKISSIKFASFGTPEGACGGYREGSCHAHHSYDAFNRLCVGQNWCSVTVAPEMFGGDPCPNVMKKLAVEAVCS, encoded by the exons atgctaatgGCCATGAAAAAGCTTGCAATGTGCTGCAGTAGTAATCTATTAGTGGTTGTTGTGCTGTTAGGTATTTGGGTTTGTTCTGTTACTGCTTCTGTTTCTTATGATTCTAAAGCTATCACCATTAATGGCCAGAGAAGGATTCTTATTTCTGGATCCATTCACTACCCAAGAAGCTCCCCTGAG ATGTGGCCAGATCTTATTCAGAAGGCAAAGGAAGGAGGATTAGATGTGATTCAGACTTATGTTTTTTGGAATGGACATGAGCCTTCACCTAGAAAA TACTATTTTGAGGGGAACTATGATCTGGTGAAGTTTATTAAGCTGATTCAGCAAGCAGGCCTTTTTGTTCATCTCAGGATTGGACCTTATGTCTGTGCTGAGTGGAACTTTGG GGGTTTCCCAGTTTGGTTGAAGTACATTCCAGGCATAAGTTTCAGAACAGATAATGGTCCTTTCAAG GCTGAAATGCAAAGATTCACAACAAAGATTGTCAACATGATGAAAGCAGAGAGATTATTTGAGACTCAAGGGGGTCCTATAATTATGTCCCAG ATTGAAAATGAGTATGGACCATTGGAATATGAACTTGGTAAATCTGGTCAAGCATATAGCAACTGGGCAGCAAAAATGGCAGTTGGGCTTGACACTGGAGTCCCATGGGTGATGTGCAAGCAAGATGATGCCCCAGATCCTATG ATTAACACCTGCAATGGTTTCTATTGTGATTATTTCACTCCGAACAAACCATACAAACCGAAGATGTGGACTGAAGCCTGGACTGGCTG GTTTACGGAATTTGGTGGTGCAGTTCCTTATAGACCAGCTGAAGACTTGGCATTTTCTGTTGCAAGGTTTATACAGAAAGGAGGATCATTTGTAAATTACTATATG TACCATGGAGGAACGAATTTTGGGCGAACTGCTGGCGGTCCTTTCATTGCTACAAGTTATGATTATGATGCACCTCTCGATGAATACG GGCTACTAAGACAGCCGAAATGGGGCCATTTAAAGGATTTGCATAGAGCGATTAAGTTGTGCGAACCAGCCTTAGTATCTGCTGATCCAGCTGTGGTGCCACTCGGAAATTATCAAGAG GCTCATGTGTTTAAGTCGAAGTCCGGAGCTTGTGCTGCATTTCTTGCAAATTACAATCAGAGATCGTTTTCGAAAGTGGCTTTTGGAAATATGCATTATAACTTGCCTCCTTGGTCTATCAGCATTCTTCCAGACTGCAAGAACACTGTTTACAACACTGCCAGG CTCGGCGCACAAAGTGCAAGAATGAAAATGAGTCCTGTTCCTAAGCATGGTGGATTCTCTTGGGAAGCATACAGCGAAGAGGCATCTTCGGAAAGTGACAATACGTTCACAGTGGTTGGTTTGCTGGAGCAGATTAACACCACAAGGGACTCCACGGACTACTTGTGGTACTCTACCGA TGTTAATATTGATTCCAATGAAGACTTTCTGAAGACTGGAAAGTATCCGGTACTAACTGTTCTATCAGCTGGGCACGCTTTGCACGTTTTTGTCAATGGGGAACTATCAG GAACTGCTTATGGAAGTTTAGAATCGCCGAAGTTAACATTCAGTCAAGGTGTCAAGATGAGAGCTGGTATCAACAAAATATATCTTCTTAGCATTGCTGTTGGTCTCCCG AACGTCGGTCCACGCTTTGAGACATGGAATGCTGGTGTCCTTGGACCAGTCACATTGAATGGTCTGAATGGAGGACGGTGGGATCTGTCTTGGCAGAAATGGTCATACAAG ATTGGCCTGAAGGGAGAAGCATTGAGTCTTCATTCGCTTACCGGGAGTTCATCAGTCGAGTGGGCGCAGGGGGCTTTTGTGTCTGAAAAGCAGCCTCTTATGTGGTATAAA ACCACTTTCAATGCTCCAGCCGGCAATTCTCCGTTGGCTTTAGACATGGGTAGCATGGGAAAAGGTCAAGTATGGATAAATGGACAGAGCGTCGGACGTTTCTGGCCATCATATAAAGCATCTGGTTCTTGCGGTTTTTGCAATTATGCCGGAACATATAATGAGAAGAAATGCTTGACCAACTGCGGGGAGGCTTCTCAGAGATG GTATCATGTTCCCCATTCATGGCTCAACCCAACCGGAAACTTGTTGGTTGTGTTCGAGGAATGGGGTGGAGATCCGAACGGGATTTCTCTAGTTAGAAGAGAAGTGGACAGCGTATGCGCTGATATCTACGAGTGGCAGCCAACTTTAATGAATTACATGATGCAAAGCTCAGGCAAAGTCACAAAACCTCTGAGGCCTAAAGTCCATTTGCAATGTGGAGCTGACCAGAAAATCTCGTCGATAAAGTTTGCTAGCTTCGGAACACCAGAAGGTGCTTGTGGAGGCTACCGCGAAGGAAGCTGCCACGCCCATCACTCATATGATGCTTTTAACAGG CTTTGTGTTGGGCAGAATTGGTGCTCGGTAACAGTGGCACCCGAAATGTTTGGAGGAGATCCATGTCCGAATGTGATGAAGAAACTAGCCGTAGAGGCTGTTTGCAGCTGA